Proteins encoded by one window of Macaca mulatta isolate MMU2019108-1 chromosome 10, T2T-MMU8v2.0, whole genome shotgun sequence:
- the IL17RA gene encoding interleukin-17 receptor A isoform X2: protein MGAARSPPRAVPGPPLGLLLLLLGVLAPGGASLRLLDHPALVCSQPVRLDGGSGTCLDDSWIHPRNLTPSSPKDLQIQLRFAHTQQGDLFPVAHIEWTLQTDASILYLEGAELSVLQLNTNERLCVKFEFLSKLRHHHKRWRFTFSHFVVDPDQEYEVTVHNLPKPIPDGDPNHQSKNFLVPDCEHTRMKVTTPCMSSGSLWDPNITVETLEAQQLRVGFTLWNESTHYQILLTSFPHMENHSCFEHMHHVPAPRPEDFHQRSNVTLTLHNLKGCCRHRVQIQPFFSSCLNDCLRHSVTVSCPEMPDTPEPIPDYMPLWLYWFITGISVLLVGSAILLIVCMTWRLAGPGNEKCSNDTKYTDGLPAADLTPPPLKPRKVWIIYSADHPLYVDVVLKFAQFLLTACGTEVALDLLEEQAISEAGVMTWVGRQKQEMVESNSKIIVLCSRGTRAKWQALLGRGAPVRLRCDHGKPVGDLFTAAMNMILPDFKRPACFGTYVVCYFSEVSGDGDVPDLFGAAPRYPLMDRFEEVYFRIQDLEMFQPGRMHRVGELSGDNYLRSPGGRQLRTALDRFRDWQARCPDWFERENLYPADDQDAPSLDEEVFEEPLLPPGTGIMKRAPLVREPGSQACLAIDLLVGEEGGAAVAKLEPHLQPRGQPAPQPLHTLVLPAEEGALVAAVEPGPLADGAAMRLALAGEGEACPLLGSPGAGRNSVLFLPVDPEDSPLGSTPMASPDHLPEDMREHLEGLMLSLFQQSLSCQAQGGCGRPAMVLKDPHTPYEEEQRRSVQSDQGYISRSSPQPPDGLTEMEEEEEEEQDPGKPALPLSPEDLESLRSLQRQLLFRQLQKNSGWDTVESESERPSA from the exons GTACCTGCTTAGATGACAGCTGGATTCACCCTCGAAACCTGACCCCCTCCTCCCCAAAGGACCTGCAGATCCAGCTGCGCTTTGCCCACACCCAGCAAGGCGACCTGTTCCCCGTGGCTCACATCGAATGGACACTGCAGACAGACG CCAGCATCCTGTACCTCGAGGGTGCAGAGTTATCTGTCCTGCAGCTGAACACCAATGAACGTTTGTGCGTCAAGTTTGAGTTTCTGTCCAAACTGAGGCATCACCACAAGCGG TGGCGTTTTACCTTCAGCCACTTTGTGGTTGACCCTGACCAGGAATATGAGGTGACCGTTCACAACCTGCCCAAGCCCATCCCTGACGGGGACCCAAACCACCAGTCCAAGAATTTCCTCGTGCCTG ACTGCGAGCACACCAGAATGAAGGTAACCACGCCATGCATGAGCTCAG gcagcctgtgggaCCCCAACATCACTGTGGAGACCCTGGAGGCCCAGCAGCTGCGTGTGGGCTTCACCCTGTGGAATGAATCTACCCATTACCAGATCCTGCTGACCAGTTTTCCGCACATGGAGAACCACAGCTGCTTTGAGCACATGCACCACGTACCTGCG CCCAGACCAGAGGACTTCCACCAGCGATCCAATGTCACACTCACTCTACACAACCTGAAAGGGTGCTGCCGCCACCGAGTGCAG ATCCAGCCCTTCTTCAGCAGCTGCCTCAATGACTGCCTCAGACACTCCGTGACTGTTTCCTGCCCAGAAATGCCAGACACTCCAG AACCAATTCCAG ACTACATGCCCCTGTGGTTGTACTGGTTCATCACGGGCATCTCCGTCCTGCTGGTGGGCTCCGCCATCCTGCTGATCGTCTGCATGACCTGGAGGCTAGCCG ggcctggaaatgaaaaatgcagtAATGACACCAAATACACCG ATGGCCTGCCTGCGGCTGACCTGACCCCCCCACCGCTGAAGCCCAGGAAGGTCTGGATCATCTACTCAGCCGACCACCCCCTCTACGTGGACGTGGTCCTGAAATTCGCCCAGTTCCTGCTCACCGCCTGCGGCACGGAAGTGGCCCTGGACCTGCTGGAAGAGCAGGCCATCTCGGAGGCGGGAGTCATGACCTGGGTGGGCCGCCAGAAGCAGGAGATGGTGGAGAGCAACTCGAAGATCATCGTCCTGTGCTCCCGCGGCACGCGCGCCAAGTGGCAGGCGCTCCTGGGCCGGGGAGCGCCTGTGCGGCTGCGCTGTGACCACGGGAAGCCCGTGGGGGACCTATTCACCGCAGCCATGAACATGATCCTCCCGGACTTCAAGAGGCCAGCCTGCTTCGGCACCTACGTAGTCTGCTACTTCAGCGAGGTCAGCGGTGACGGCGACGTCCCCGACCTGTTCGGCGCGGCGCCGCGGTACCCGCTCATGGACAGGTTCGAGGAGGTGTACTTCCGCATCCAGGACCTGGAGATGTTCCAGCCGGGCCGCATGCACCGCGTGGGGGAGCTGTCGGGAGACAACTACCTGCGGAGCCCGGGCGGCAGGCAGCTCCGCACCGCCCTGGACAGGTTCCGGGACTGGCAGGCCCGCTGCCCCGACTGGTTCGAGCGTGAGAACCTCTACCCGGCCGATGACCAGGATGCCCCGTCCCTGGACGAAGAGGTGTTTGAGGAGCCACTGCTGCCTCCGGGAACCGGCATCATGAAGCGGGCGCCCCTGGTGCGCGAGCCTGGCTCCCAGGCCTGCCTGGCCATAGACCTCCTGGTcggggaggaaggaggagcagCAGTGGCAAAGCTGGAACCTCACCTGCAGCCCCGGGGTCAGCCAGCGCCGCAGCCCCTCCACACCCTGGTGCTCCCCGCAGAGGAGGGCGCCCTGGTGGCCGCGGTGGAGCCTGGGCCCCTGGCTGACGGTGCCGCTATGCGGTTGGCACTGGCGGGGGAGGGCGAGGCCTGCCCGCTGCTGGGCAGCCCGGGCGCTGGGCGAAATAGCGTCCTCTTCCTCCCTGTGGACCCCGAGGACTCACCGCTTGGCAGCACCCCCATGGCGTCTCCTGACCACCTTCCAGAGGACATGAGGGAGCACCTCGAAGGCTTGATGCTCTCGCTCTTCCAGCAGAGTCTGAGCTGCCAGGCCCAGGGGGGCTGCGGTAGACCCGCCATGGTCCTCAAAGACCCACACACGCCCTACGAGGAGGAGCAGCGGCGGTCAGTGCAGTCTGACCAGGGCTACATCTCCAGGAGCTCCCCGCAGCCCCCCGACGGACTCACAGaaatggaggaagaggaagaagaagagcaGGACCCAGGGAAGCCGGCCCTGCCACTCTCTCCTGAGGACCTGGAGAGCCTGAGGAGCCTCCAGCGGCAGCTGCTTTTCCGCCAGCTGCAGAAGAACTCGGGCTGGGACACGGTGGAGTCAGAGTCAGAGAGGCCCAGTGCATGA